In Anopheles gambiae chromosome 2, idAnoGambNW_F1_1, whole genome shotgun sequence, a single window of DNA contains:
- the LOC1276201 gene encoding sodium channel protein Nach, with product MDLLRTFASESSIHGLAHLVRSPHWLEKAFWLTVLACSVVCSVSICNMHWERFQNNATVLNVETDYLSWNFRPPAATVCSEHVSEEKLNQLIERYWQMDSNHSAYDHYRNFLLTVNRARFDNLTLFEPFVNDSRLQSVSVIDLARELKSPLTPPWKTFAPVLTEVGVCYSSTMLYAFQSPYSDRSQANYTKARPADCYTLDVCRTMVAMSHVDSVRTYVVSVANAISLYPWKDDSINPSLTWQAVASFHSPSLQYIHIEQDVMTPDNSIYYALDQHDIISSSLSVEQVVASKALKQLSRRRRKCRLPSERLPYFSVYTINLCRINCRIEAALHLCECVPFFYNIGKPSCTPAGLYCLGKQFKAWYKTNCTCQPLCEFVSFKQALVKKTVLGQANSKLETQIIYPRMRMKRDVLFDISNLIVSLGGGAALFLGCSFISFVEVIFFVLEYITQKVYRRYHRNREGIQP from the exons ATGGATCTGTTGCGCACGTTTGCTAGCGAATCCTCGATCCACGGGCTGGCCCACCTGGTGCGAAGCCCACACTGGCTAGAGAAAGCCTTCTGGCTGACGGTGCTGGCCTGCTCGGTCGTCTGCTCGGTCAGCATCTGCAACATGCACTGGGAGCGGTTCCAGAACAATGCCACCGTGCTGAACGTCGAGACGGACTATCTGAGCTGGAACTTCCGGCCACCGGCCGCCACCGTGTGTTCCGAGCACGTGAGCGAGGAAAAGCTTAACCAACTGATCGAACG ATACTGGCAGATGGACAGCAATCACAGTGCCTACGATCACTATCGCAATTTCCTGCTGACAGTTAATCGGGCACGATTTGACAACCTGACCTTGTTTGAACCATTCGTAAACGATAGCAGGTTGCAGTCGGTTTCGGTAATTGATTTGGCCCGGGAGCTAAAGTCCCCGCTGACGCCACCGTGGAAAACGTTTGCACCCGTGCTGACGGAGGTAGGCGTTTGCTACTCATCCACCATGCTGTACGCCTTCCAGAGTCCGTACAGCGATCG ATCACAGGCTAATTACACGAAGGCACGGCCGGCCGATTGTTACACGCTGGACGTCTGTCGTACGATGGTAGCGATGAGTCATGTCGATTCGGTTCGCACCTATGTGGTGAGTGTCGCAAATGCAATTTCGTTATATCCCTGGAAAGACGATAGCATTAACCCGTCA CTAACCTGGCAAGCCGTCGCTTCCTTTCATTCTCCCTCGCTGCAGTATATCCACATCGAGCAGGACGTCATGACACCAGACAACTCCATCTACTACGCGCTGGATCAGCACGACATCATCAGCTCGTCACTGTCCGTCGAACAGGTGGTTGCCTCGAAAGCGCTCAAGCAGTTATCCCGCCGTAGGCGCAAATGTCGACTGCCCTCCGAGCGACTACCGTACTTTAGC GTATACACGATTAATTTGTGTCGGATAAATTGCCGAATCGAGGCCGCCCTTCACCTTTGCGAGTGTGTCCCTTTCTTCTATAACATTG GCAAACCGTCCTGCACGCCAGCCGGACTGTACTGCCTGGGGAAGCAGTTTAAGGCGTGGTACAAAACGAACTGCACCTGTCAGCCCCTATGCGAGTTCGTCTCCTTCAAACAGGCGTTGGTGAAGAAAACG GTGCTGGGGCAAGCGAACAGTAAGCTGGAAACGCAAATTATCTACCCACGGATGCGAATGAAGCGTGACGTACTGTTCGACATCAGCAACTTAATCG TCTCGTTGGGCGGCGGTGCAGCACTCTTCCTGGGATGCAGCTTTATCAGCTTCGTGGAGGTTATATTTTTCGTGCTGGAGTACATCACCCAAAAGGTTTACCGTCGCTATCACCGTAACCGGGAAGGAATTCAAccataa